The window ATTTGTGAAAACTGAATAACATTATGCGTCATGAGACATTTCTGAACTGAAGATATAACTTTTTTATCACCCAAAACAAACTacgtaaatatttgaaaaaaaatatgccaaATTAAAAAGCATGGCATATCCTTTTGTTGTTGTTCCGTTCCAGACCATTACATACAATCTCGTCATTACAACACGAGATTTTGGAAATTATAAacagcataataaaatattgaatcagATTTATGTAGAGAAAAGAAGTGTAATGTTAAATTTGTGTCAGGCCACTTACAAACACTTTGTATTAATCTTTCACCCCCGGATGTGTCAAAATATGAGTCGGATTTTCCTGGAAAACAGTAAGCTATAATGATGCATTGATTAATCATGGAAATTCACTTGTGCAACAATACGTCGTCATTACAAAACGAGATTTTGGAATAATAAAAAGCATAATAAAAACTGAAGCAGGTTTTATGTAGAAATAAGGAGTGTATTGTTGAATTTGTGTCAAGCCACTTTCAAGCACTCTTTCACGTCCGGATGTGTCAATATATGAGTCGGATTTTCCTGGCAAACAGTAAGCTATAAAGATGCCTTAATTAATCATGGGATATTCACTCATGCAACAATACGAGGACTGGTGACGACTAGGATCCGATTGTTAGAGGTTTGTACTTTATCTTATTCTCTCTTTTCAGCGTAGAGAAACACGTTGAGATTTGCTAACTATAAAGtttaatatttgacttttatttGAGTTCAAGTGTTATGGTAGACCACATGTTACGTTTTAAATTGATAACCttcatcattattttcaaaatatgaaatgaataaatgtttttatctttACTAGCAAAGAAAGCATTTCGTATTACTATGTTTaccatttattaaaaaagacaatataaacataacgCGGATTAAACAATAATACAGATTCATTTAACTATTAAGCATacacttaaaatattttaagcattcctgtaaaacatatttttttaatactctGTAGTAAACCTTAGAGTAGAACAATGTAAAAAGTCAAAATAATCAAGCCAAATGTGTACAAGTATTTTTGCTATTCCTTCTTCCTAAATATGCGATTTTTTGTCGGTGAGGTGGCAGAGAGATTACTTTGTTCACTGAAAGAGAGTTGCCTATATTTATTGTGTTTGAATTTTCGACGAATAGAGCGCCATTCCTTCGACATCTGCGCAATACCCCATTATATAGGCAGTGGGGAAGAAGCAAGGAAGTAAATTGCTTAATTAGAAGTGATTTAAATGCAATACCATTAAATGTAAACAACTTGTTTATCGTTATAAAATTGTGAATAtgatgcatttaatatatgtagaAGTCCGGTTCAAGCAATATCCCAGCACGAACGatgtttttaattgttaaacGATTAATATCTAGAACTTTAAATACCAATAAATTGAAATTGTGTTCACATAACTTACTTGGACTGTGCTGCGTGAAAGACCAAAGGTCACTGCATtaaacatacatatacataaccATTGTTATTATTTGTAGTGATAAGTTTTGTAGGATTTGCTTACATTCAAAATCTGTTATTAATCAACAGGTTAGTGACAATGGATCCCCACTTAAGTGCCCAGGACGTTTTACGGTGTAAACTCTGTGAAATCCCGGCACCTCCTATGTACTGTGACACATGTCAGATAAGTCTTTGCAAACCTTGTGTTGGGGAACATCTCTTCGATGGATCAGAACAACACAATGTGGTGCAATTTGAAAAGCGGGGATCTATTCCAACATACCCAAAGTGCTTAAAACATTCCACAAACCCGTGTCAACTGCATTGCAAAGAGTGTAACTTTCCAATTTGTGTGCAGTGTATCGCCTCAGGTGAACATTTTGGACATGTACAAGATGATATTTTGGAATTCATGAAAACTAcgaaaaaagttataaaaagaGATTTACAAGAATTGGAGAAATTAATTCATCCAAAATACCAAGACATTGCATTAAAGATCCAAAAAATGAAAGaagatatgaataaaaactCACAGACAGTAATAAAAGCTATTATGAAACATGGAGATGATTGgcataatgaaattaatacaattatagAGACGCTTAAgcataattttaatgaaaaaagttcTACACAGCTAGATGCCATTAGTATACAGGAAGATGACATCAGATGCACCATTTCTGCAATTACACAGTGTacttttgatatgaaaaaactACTTGACTCTCAAGACGTCAGTCTTGTCTCTGAATACTCTTCAAGGATTGCAGAATTTAAAAGATTGCCCTCAGAACCAACACATACTTTGCCAAGTTTTACATCCCATGAAATAAACGGTCAACATATTTTAGAGCaatttggttctctgtcagttTTAGATATCAAAACAGATGATGACGACTACACAAAAAATACTTCAAGCAAAACAAGTTTTCCAAAATATATTGCTGAACCATTGATCGTAGCAGATATACATACCGAGTATGGACTGCGCAATTTATTACTCGGTGTATCCTGTTTGAGTGAGGAGGAGGTATGGACCTGCGGACAAGACAATATTTTAAGACTATACAATATTAAGGGAGAATTGGTGAATTCAGTCAAAATAAAATCAGGTGCATTATCATTAGATATTGCAATATTGACAAGGTCTAATGAATTAGTTTATGCTGATCGCAAGGACGAGACGGTAAACATAgtgaaaaattcaaagatacGGACATTAATCAGACATGAGGGATGGACACCTTATTCTGTCTGCACTGCCTTCTTTTATGAATTACTGGTTGTCATGAAAAGTATTGATAAGACAAAAACGAAAGTCGTGCGCTATTTTGGTTCGGAATTGAAACAAACCATTCAGTCTGATGATAGGGGGAAACCTTTCTTTTCATGTGGTCGCTACAGTATATACATATGTGAGAACATTAATCATGATATATGTGTGGCCGACAATGGAGCCGGTGCATTAGTGGTGGTCAGTCAGgacgggaaactccggtttacctacaccgGTCCTCCCTCCAAAACCAAACGATCGTTTGATCCATATGGCATAGCTACAGACATTCAAGGCCAGATCCTTACTTCAGATTTACGGAACAACCGTATACACATCCTAAATCAGGATGGACTCTTCATTTGCTATATTGACAATTGCCATTTAGATCGCCCGTCAAGTTTATCGATAGACAAATCAGGCAATCTCTTTGTTGGTGAAAATTGCACTGGTAAAGTGAAAATAATTAGATACTAAACGCGAACTGATAATGGACGTGCAT is drawn from Crassostrea angulata isolate pt1a10 chromosome 5, ASM2561291v2, whole genome shotgun sequence and contains these coding sequences:
- the LOC128184424 gene encoding uncharacterized protein LOC128184424, with the translated sequence MDPHLSAQDVLRCKLCEIPAPPMYCDTCQISLCKPCVGEHLFDGSEQHNVVQFEKRGSIPTYPKCLKHSTNPCQLHCKECNFPICVQCIASGEHFGHVQDDILEFMKTTKKVIKRDLQELEKLIHPKYQDIALKIQKMKEDMNKNSQTVIKAIMKHGDDWHNEINTIIETLKHNFNEKSSTQLDAISIQEDDIRCTISAITQCTFDMKKLLDSQDVSLVSEYSSRIAEFKRLPSEPTHTLPSFTSHEINGQHILEQFGSLSVLDIKTDDDDYTKNTSSKTSFPKYIAEPLIVADIHTEYGLRNLLLGVSCLSEEEVWTCGQDNILRLYNIKGELVNSVKIKSGALSLDIAILTRSNELVYADRKDETVNIVKNSKIRTLIRHEGWTPYSVCTAFFYELLVVMKSIDKTKTKVVRYFGSELKQTIQSDDRGKPFFSCGRYSIYICENINHDICVADNGAGALVVVSQDGKLRFTYTGPPSKTKRSFDPYGIATDIQGQILTSDLRNNRIHILNQDGLFICYIDNCHLDRPSSLSIDKSGNLFVGENCTGKVKIIRY